One genomic region from Actinomycetota bacterium encodes:
- a CDS encoding ABC transporter permease, with amino-acid sequence MESRTARWLIKGGTVFTLLFLYVPIGIVVLYAFNDSIGQAWPIEEYTTKWFGVAWREPKVREALANSLEVAVLATLVALLLGSAAAFAVHRFRFFGRNSVSFLLVLPIALPGIVTAIALNTSINNFGISFGILTIVIGHATFCIVVVYNNVIARLRRSPTSLIEASMDLGADGWQTFRYVTFPAIRTALVAGALLAFALSFDEIVVTNFTAGSTTTVPKFIYNNLRLPRNRPVVNVVALAVILVMFVPIYIAQRLAAGPDARTPAARTAAPP; translated from the coding sequence GTGGAGTCTCGGACCGCGAGGTGGCTGATCAAGGGCGGAACCGTGTTCACACTGCTGTTCCTGTACGTCCCCATCGGGATCGTCGTTCTCTACGCCTTCAACGACAGCATCGGACAGGCCTGGCCCATCGAGGAGTACACGACGAAGTGGTTCGGCGTCGCGTGGCGTGAGCCCAAGGTTCGCGAGGCGCTCGCCAACTCGCTGGAGGTTGCCGTGCTGGCCACGCTGGTCGCCCTGCTGCTGGGAAGCGCCGCGGCGTTCGCCGTTCATCGGTTTCGGTTCTTCGGCCGGAACTCTGTCTCGTTCCTCCTCGTTCTGCCCATCGCGCTACCGGGCATCGTCACGGCGATCGCGCTGAACACGTCGATCAACAACTTCGGGATCAGCTTCGGCATCCTGACGATCGTGATCGGTCACGCGACGTTCTGCATCGTTGTGGTCTACAACAACGTGATCGCGCGGCTGCGCCGATCGCCGACGTCGCTCATCGAGGCGTCGATGGATCTGGGCGCCGACGGCTGGCAGACGTTCCGCTACGTAACGTTCCCTGCGATACGAACGGCGCTCGTGGCGGGCGCGTTGCTGGCGTTCGCGCTGTCGTTCGACGAGATCGTGGTGACGAACTTCACGGCCGGCAGCACGACGACGGTCCCAAAATTCATCTACAACAACCTCCGGCTCCCGCGAAACCGCCCCGTCGTGAACGTGGTCGCGCTGGCGGTCATCCTCGTCATGTTCGTGCCGATCTACATCGCCCAGCGACTCGCCGCCGGCCCCGACGCGCGGACGCCGGCCGCGAGGACCGCGGCTCCACCGTAG
- a CDS encoding extracellular solute-binding protein translates to MLGRRSIVALVAASLLVGAACSDDDDEEPPVIEPIVVLGEVGDSEGELNLLAFAGYVEDGSSDPAFDWVTPFERETGCTVNVQYADSGDEMLELLTTEDSGFDGASVPGDVARELINRRTVAAVDPEIIPGWDRVLAPLRGSNARHYIVEGDVFGVPALYGPNFLMFDERAVRPKPTSWDVVYEPDTKYGGRIAMLDSPMSIADAALYLSATQPELGIDDPYELTPPQLEAATNLLERQAPLVGLYWTFFTDTIEAFGSGDVVVGTGWPIALSLLQIQDRPIAALIPKEGATGWADTWMVAADAEHPNCMLRWMGRTLSAEVQDEMARWYGGAPSNAHACDLIREELGDFADLADSLRFGRCGDRDFLASLELWRTPTVDCGDERGRACTGAPAWREAWEGVRR, encoded by the coding sequence ATGCTCGGACGACGCTCCATTGTCGCGCTCGTCGCCGCCAGTTTGCTCGTCGGCGCCGCATGTTCCGACGACGACGACGAGGAGCCGCCGGTCATCGAGCCCATCGTCGTCCTGGGCGAGGTCGGGGACTCCGAAGGGGAGCTCAACCTGCTTGCGTTCGCCGGCTACGTCGAGGACGGGTCGAGCGACCCGGCGTTCGACTGGGTCACCCCGTTCGAGCGCGAAACGGGGTGCACGGTCAACGTTCAATACGCGGACTCCGGCGACGAGATGCTCGAGCTGCTGACCACCGAGGACTCCGGATTCGACGGGGCCTCGGTCCCGGGCGACGTCGCGCGCGAGCTCATCAATCGGCGGACGGTCGCCGCGGTCGATCCCGAGATCATCCCGGGATGGGACCGAGTGCTCGCGCCGCTCCGCGGCAGCAACGCACGTCACTACATCGTCGAGGGCGACGTGTTCGGTGTTCCCGCGTTGTACGGGCCGAACTTCCTGATGTTCGACGAGCGGGCCGTTCGTCCCAAACCGACCAGCTGGGACGTCGTGTACGAGCCGGACACGAAATACGGCGGCCGGATCGCCATGCTGGATTCGCCGATGTCAATCGCCGACGCCGCGCTCTACCTATCTGCCACTCAGCCAGAGCTCGGAATCGACGATCCGTACGAGCTGACGCCGCCGCAGCTCGAGGCCGCCACGAACCTGCTCGAGCGGCAAGCCCCCCTCGTCGGTCTGTACTGGACGTTCTTCACGGACACGATCGAGGCGTTCGGTAGTGGAGACGTGGTGGTGGGGACCGGATGGCCGATCGCTCTCAGCCTGCTGCAGATCCAGGACCGGCCGATCGCGGCGCTCATCCCGAAGGAGGGTGCGACGGGCTGGGCGGACACGTGGATGGTCGCCGCGGACGCCGAGCACCCGAACTGCATGCTGCGGTGGATGGGCCGGACGCTCTCCGCTGAGGTTCAGGACGAGATGGCGCGGTGGTACGGCGGCGCTCCCAGCAACGCGCACGCGTGCGATTTGATCCGTGAAGAACTCGGCGACTTCGCGGATCTCGCGGACAGCCTGCGGTTCGGGCGGTGCGGGGACCGCGACTTCCTCGCGTCGCTCGAGCTGTGGCGTACGCCCACCGTGGACTGCGGCGATGAGCGCGGACGAGCGTGTACCGGCGCGCCGGCGTGGCGCGAGGCGTGGGAGGGCGTGCGTCGATAA
- a CDS encoding proteasome activator: MSEAAVPQPPEVVGPPKPGDEGSESITQPAKLLRIASMVRELLDETRQASLDEPGRVRLRQIYERAVGELVEVLSPDLREELETLAPPMSGVPTDAEIRVAQAQLVGWLEGLFHGIQAALFAQQAAARAQFEELRRRGLPAGQAPGGENPPGPDMRGQYL; encoded by the coding sequence ATGAGCGAAGCCGCGGTGCCGCAGCCACCGGAGGTCGTCGGCCCGCCAAAGCCGGGCGATGAGGGGTCCGAATCGATCACCCAGCCGGCGAAGCTCCTACGGATCGCGAGCATGGTTCGCGAGCTCCTCGACGAGACGCGCCAGGCGTCGCTCGATGAGCCGGGCCGGGTTCGACTGCGCCAGATCTACGAGCGCGCGGTGGGCGAGCTCGTCGAGGTGCTCTCACCCGACCTGCGCGAGGAGCTCGAGACGCTCGCGCCGCCGATGAGCGGTGTGCCCACCGACGCCGAGATCCGCGTGGCGCAGGCGCAGCTCGTCGGATGGCTCGAGGGACTGTTCCATGGGATACAGGCCGCCTTGTTCGCGCAGCAAGCGGCGGCGCGGGCGCAGTTCGAGGAGCTTCGGCGCCGGGGCCTTCCGGCCGGTCAAGCACCCGGCGGCGAGAACCCTCCTGGTCCCGACATGCGCGGCCAGTACCTCTAG
- a CDS encoding M20/M25/M40 family metallo-hydrolase has protein sequence MDRDDLRAAVSNDMPRTIDELARLVRIPSIAFPDYDTAPVRSSADMTAEILEAAGFTGVRVIELPDGVEHPAVFGEAKGPEGAPTILLYAHHDVQPEGPLEEWTTPPFEPSVRDGRIYGRGTSDDKCGIVMHAAALRAWDGKPPVTVKVIVEGEEEASTAHLDFLIGAHQELLAADAVGVADGGNWRTGVPAIGTSMRGVVDCRVTVRTLDLAVHSGSFGGAVPDALISLARMLATLHDDDGNVAIKGLRSWPWDGVEMTEEELREEAPIRPGVGLIGSGTIAERLWSKPAVSVLGIDAPRVREASNQLVPVAAAKVSVRIPPEQDADEAMELLAKHLEEHAPWGVETRVDRGQPGAGMRVASDGPAFAGMLRAMEAAYGHPAVQSGSGGSIPLVPVLSRTFPKAEILVYGASDEKSQYHSIDESVDLGDLERAALAQAFLFAELANG, from the coding sequence GTGGATCGTGACGACCTCCGCGCCGCAGTCTCCAACGACATGCCGCGCACGATCGATGAGCTGGCGCGGCTCGTCCGCATCCCCTCGATCGCGTTCCCCGACTACGACACCGCGCCGGTTCGCTCATCGGCCGATATGACCGCGGAGATCCTCGAGGCAGCCGGTTTCACCGGTGTTCGGGTGATCGAGCTTCCCGACGGGGTGGAGCATCCGGCAGTGTTCGGCGAGGCGAAGGGGCCGGAGGGCGCCCCGACGATCCTGCTGTACGCGCACCACGACGTGCAGCCGGAGGGCCCGCTCGAGGAGTGGACGACCCCGCCGTTCGAACCCTCCGTTCGGGACGGACGGATCTACGGGCGCGGAACGTCTGACGACAAGTGTGGGATCGTCATGCATGCCGCGGCCCTCCGGGCATGGGACGGCAAGCCGCCCGTGACCGTGAAGGTGATCGTCGAGGGCGAGGAAGAGGCGAGCACCGCGCACCTGGACTTTCTGATCGGCGCGCACCAGGAGCTGCTCGCCGCGGACGCGGTCGGTGTCGCCGACGGGGGCAACTGGCGCACGGGCGTTCCTGCGATCGGGACCAGCATGCGAGGCGTCGTCGATTGCCGGGTCACGGTTCGCACGCTCGATCTCGCCGTGCACAGCGGCTCCTTCGGCGGCGCGGTACCCGACGCGCTGATCTCGCTCGCGCGAATGCTGGCCACCCTTCACGACGACGACGGGAACGTGGCGATCAAAGGCCTGCGGAGCTGGCCCTGGGATGGTGTCGAGATGACCGAGGAGGAGCTCCGGGAGGAGGCGCCGATCCGCCCGGGAGTCGGGTTGATCGGCTCGGGAACGATCGCCGAACGTCTGTGGTCGAAGCCGGCCGTGTCGGTCCTCGGGATCGACGCGCCGCGCGTTCGCGAGGCGTCGAACCAGCTCGTACCCGTCGCGGCGGCAAAGGTCAGCGTGCGCATCCCGCCGGAGCAGGACGCCGACGAGGCGATGGAGCTGCTGGCGAAGCACCTCGAGGAGCACGCTCCCTGGGGCGTCGAGACTCGCGTCGACAGGGGCCAGCCCGGCGCCGGGATGCGCGTGGCGAGCGACGGGCCTGCGTTCGCCGGGATGCTGCGCGCGATGGAGGCAGCGTATGGACACCCCGCCGTGCAGAGTGGAAGCGGCGGGTCGATCCCCCTCGTGCCGGTGCTCTCGCGGACCTTCCCGAAGGCAGAGATCCTCGTGTACGGCGCTTCGGACGAGAAGAGCCAGTACCACTCGATCGACGAAAGCGTCGACCTCGGCGACCTGGAACGCGCGGCCCTGGCCCAGGCATTCCTGTTCGCCGAGCTCGCAAACGGGTGA
- a CDS encoding histidine phosphatase family protein: MNRRLLLIRHAKSSWNDASLSDRDRPLVGRGRKAAERMGSHLRDEGLRPDVVLCSPSRRTRETLDLLEFSGAEVMYLDELYAASQDELLASAREVRDDAEVVAVVGHNPGIQDLSIELASDDAAAGAVRLRQKFPTCAVAVFDVDGAWRDVAAARVRLVSFVVPKELP; encoded by the coding sequence ATGAATCGTCGACTCCTACTGATACGACACGCTAAATCGAGCTGGAACGACGCCTCGCTCTCCGACCGCGATCGGCCACTCGTCGGGCGGGGGCGCAAGGCCGCAGAACGGATGGGTTCCCACCTTCGGGACGAGGGGCTGCGGCCCGACGTGGTGCTCTGCTCTCCGTCGAGGCGGACGCGGGAGACGCTGGATCTCCTGGAGTTTTCCGGCGCCGAGGTGATGTACCTCGACGAGCTCTACGCCGCGAGCCAAGACGAACTGCTCGCGAGCGCGCGGGAGGTTCGCGATGACGCCGAGGTCGTCGCCGTCGTCGGTCACAACCCCGGCATCCAGGACCTCTCGATCGAGCTCGCGAGCGACGACGCGGCGGCAGGAGCGGTTCGGCTCCGCCAGAAGTTCCCGACCTGTGCGGTGGCCGTCTTCGACGTCGACGGCGCGTGGCGCGATGTTGCTGCCGCACGCGTTCGGCTCGTGTCGTTCGTCGTGCCCAAGGAATTGCCGTAG
- a CDS encoding response regulator: protein MAPKVLLVDDEKSILMMLEVNFRAAGFDVVTATSGAGALEMAVAARPNAMVLDLGLPDLDGWEVVKRLRELDGVASTPVVVLSGTDRNDARARGYASTVEAYVTKPVEPDELVQTVRRVLARSGG, encoded by the coding sequence ATGGCTCCGAAGGTGCTCCTCGTCGACGACGAGAAGTCGATCCTCATGATGCTCGAGGTGAATTTCCGGGCCGCCGGTTTCGATGTGGTGACGGCCACGAGCGGCGCCGGCGCGCTGGAGATGGCCGTCGCCGCCCGTCCCAATGCCATGGTGCTCGACCTCGGACTTCCCGACCTCGACGGGTGGGAGGTGGTCAAGCGCCTGCGCGAGCTCGATGGTGTCGCTTCGACGCCCGTCGTCGTGCTGTCCGGGACCGATCGCAACGACGCTCGTGCGCGGGGCTACGCTTCGACCGTGGAGGCGTACGTCACCAAACCGGTCGAGCCCGACGAGCTCGTGCAGACCGTCCGCCGCGTGCTCGCCCGATCGGGCGGCTGA
- the argS gene encoding arginine--tRNA ligase — MIEDALADLLRSALASSGLDLDGEPPEIVLTKPKQKEHGDFATNLALQVAGRVGKPPLEVAEIIVANLPVSDVIESKEIARPGFINFRVRDDWLHRALRDVAAQGAMYGRSAPSGRRVQVEFVSANPTGPLTLGHARNAAIGDALARLFEFTGLEVLREYYFNDAGGQMDRFGDSVVARYLQAVGREAEVPQDGYHGAYLADIAEDILRAVGPSLADLPPDERMLRLRDEAVQRVLPQIRSTLDRFGVRFDVYTSERTLAERGEIELAVQRLRQAGLAYEADGAVWFRSTEFGDDKDRVLIRSNGRHTYFAADCAYVIDKFSRGFDHVVYVWGADHHGDVARVRGAAQALGYDPSSLEFVVYQWVAFLRDGEPVPMSKRAGTFVTLDELMDEVGTDAARFHLLMFSPDATMNFDIEAVRQQSMDNPVYYVQYGHARIASILRKAAERRVELRSIDEVDLWRLSHEAELDLLRAIADVERQIRTAAERRAPHRLTHAAQDIAGRFHRFYTECSVLSDDAALTQARLWLCVGTKQVIANLLELLGVSAPESMERSEDVERAR; from the coding sequence ATGATCGAGGACGCGCTCGCGGACCTGCTGCGATCCGCGCTGGCATCGTCGGGGCTCGACCTCGACGGCGAACCGCCCGAGATCGTCCTGACCAAGCCCAAACAGAAGGAGCACGGCGACTTCGCGACGAACCTCGCGCTGCAGGTGGCGGGCCGGGTAGGTAAGCCGCCGCTCGAGGTGGCGGAGATCATCGTCGCCAACCTCCCGGTGTCCGACGTGATCGAGTCGAAGGAGATCGCGAGACCGGGCTTCATCAACTTCCGCGTTCGGGACGACTGGCTCCATCGAGCGCTCCGCGACGTCGCCGCACAGGGGGCCATGTACGGACGGTCGGCGCCGAGCGGCAGGCGTGTCCAGGTCGAGTTCGTCAGCGCGAATCCGACAGGGCCGCTGACGCTCGGGCACGCGCGGAACGCCGCGATCGGCGACGCGCTCGCTCGCCTGTTCGAGTTCACGGGATTGGAGGTACTGCGCGAGTACTACTTCAACGACGCCGGCGGACAGATGGACCGCTTCGGCGACAGCGTTGTCGCGCGATACCTCCAGGCAGTGGGGCGCGAAGCCGAGGTGCCGCAGGACGGCTACCACGGCGCGTACCTCGCCGACATCGCCGAGGACATCCTTCGCGCGGTCGGGCCGAGCCTCGCCGACCTGCCGCCCGACGAGCGGATGCTTCGGCTCCGGGACGAAGCCGTTCAGCGGGTGCTGCCGCAGATCCGTTCGACGCTCGATCGCTTCGGCGTGCGCTTCGACGTGTACACCTCCGAGCGGACGCTCGCCGAACGCGGCGAGATCGAGCTGGCCGTGCAACGCCTGCGGCAGGCGGGCCTGGCGTACGAGGCGGACGGTGCGGTGTGGTTCCGCTCGACCGAGTTCGGCGACGACAAGGATCGCGTCCTGATCCGCTCGAACGGACGGCACACGTACTTCGCCGCGGACTGCGCCTACGTCATCGACAAGTTCTCGCGTGGGTTCGACCACGTCGTGTACGTGTGGGGAGCCGACCACCACGGCGACGTGGCCCGCGTTCGCGGAGCGGCGCAGGCGCTCGGCTACGACCCGTCCTCGCTCGAGTTCGTGGTCTACCAGTGGGTGGCGTTCCTGCGTGATGGCGAGCCTGTCCCCATGAGCAAGCGCGCAGGCACGTTCGTGACGCTCGACGAGCTGATGGACGAGGTCGGTACGGACGCCGCGCGGTTCCACCTGTTGATGTTCAGCCCGGACGCGACGATGAACTTCGACATCGAGGCCGTGAGGCAGCAGAGCATGGACAATCCCGTGTATTACGTCCAATACGGACACGCGCGGATCGCCTCCATCCTGCGAAAGGCCGCCGAGCGCCGCGTCGAGCTTCGCTCCATCGACGAGGTCGACCTGTGGCGGTTGTCGCACGAGGCCGAGCTCGACCTCCTCCGTGCGATCGCCGACGTCGAACGCCAGATCCGAACGGCAGCGGAACGGCGCGCGCCGCACCGGCTGACGCACGCGGCACAGGACATCGCGGGGCGTTTCCACCGCTTTTACACGGAGTGCTCGGTGCTCTCGGACGACGCAGCTCTGACGCAGGCGCGGCTGTGGCTGTGCGTCGGGACGAAGCAGGTGATTGCCAACCTCCTGGAACTGCTCGGCGTCTCGGCACCCGAGTCGATGGAACGCTCCGAGGACGTCGAGCGCGCCCGATGA
- a CDS encoding GNAT family N-acetyltransferase: MTELEQRTGTPVGSAGVVVRFGRPSDAGSFLEAFRSVAEERRFIQSERVDRTPRFYRRRFRRPWSQSAAHLVAVENERVVGGLSIHRLDDHPATKHVATFGMFVVSSHRGRGIGAELLKEAVAWAERVGVRRVELTVYPHNDRARALYRKFGFVEEGRLVRHAKKSYGYEDEILMALWLGPTP; encoded by the coding sequence ATGACCGAGCTCGAGCAGCGGACCGGAACGCCCGTCGGGTCTGCCGGTGTGGTCGTCCGGTTCGGGCGCCCGAGCGACGCCGGATCGTTTCTGGAGGCGTTCCGATCGGTGGCGGAAGAACGGCGCTTCATCCAGTCAGAACGAGTGGACCGGACGCCGAGGTTCTATCGGCGGCGGTTCCGCCGGCCGTGGTCGCAGAGCGCGGCGCACCTCGTCGCGGTGGAGAACGAGCGCGTCGTCGGCGGTCTGTCGATCCACCGGCTCGACGACCATCCGGCAACCAAGCACGTCGCGACCTTCGGCATGTTCGTCGTTTCCAGCCACCGCGGGCGCGGGATCGGTGCAGAGCTGCTGAAGGAAGCGGTCGCGTGGGCCGAACGCGTCGGCGTCCGGCGTGTCGAGCTCACCGTGTACCCGCACAACGACCGCGCGCGAGCCCTGTACCGCAAGTTCGGGTTCGTCGAGGAGGGGCGGCTCGTTCGGCACGCCAAGAAGTCCTACGGCTACGAGGACGAGATACTGATGGCGCTGTGGCTCGGACCCACGCCGTGA
- a CDS encoding homoserine dehydrogenase: MARTHAVSERVLRVGMLGCGNVGAAVIRLLHEHRDDIQRRAGCHLEVARVAVRDPAKRRDVPLDASRFVSDPMEVVEDLDVDIVCELIGGNEPAGSLVLAAFDRDKPVVTANKELLATRGRELFDASDAKGLDLYFEAAVGGGIPLIRPLKESLTGERVRRVLGIVNGTTNYILTRMTDDRSSFDDALREAQRLGYAEADPGADVEGHDAAAKCSILASIAFNARVVASDVFREGISRVTTEDIEFARRLGYVVKLLAIAELDDTERIAVRVHPAMIPATHPLASVRDAFNAVFVEGEKVGELMFYGRGAGGGATATAVVGDLITVARNLVADARGIGCTCFYERTIRPMVEMTGQYYILLRVEDRPGVLAEIARVLGDNAVSIKSVWQEGTGRDAQLVFVTHRAREGAFQHAVAELHAVQAVEEVRSVLRVEAEE; the protein is encoded by the coding sequence GTGGCTCGGACCCACGCCGTGAGCGAGCGCGTCCTCCGCGTCGGGATGCTCGGCTGCGGCAACGTCGGCGCCGCCGTCATCCGTCTGCTCCACGAGCATCGCGACGACATCCAGCGTCGCGCCGGCTGCCATCTCGAGGTGGCGCGTGTCGCCGTCCGGGACCCGGCCAAGCGACGCGACGTGCCGCTCGATGCGTCGCGGTTCGTCTCCGATCCGATGGAGGTCGTCGAGGACCTCGACGTCGACATCGTCTGCGAGCTGATCGGCGGCAACGAGCCGGCGGGGTCCCTGGTCCTTGCCGCGTTCGATCGGGACAAGCCGGTGGTCACGGCGAACAAGGAGCTGCTGGCGACTCGCGGACGTGAGCTGTTCGACGCGTCGGACGCGAAGGGCCTCGACCTGTACTTCGAAGCCGCCGTCGGCGGTGGCATCCCGCTGATCAGGCCCCTCAAGGAATCGCTGACCGGCGAGCGCGTTCGTCGTGTCCTCGGCATCGTGAACGGCACGACGAACTACATCCTCACCAGGATGACCGACGACAGGAGCTCCTTCGACGATGCGCTGCGTGAGGCGCAACGGCTCGGGTACGCCGAGGCTGACCCGGGCGCCGACGTCGAAGGGCACGACGCGGCGGCCAAGTGCTCGATCCTCGCCTCCATCGCCTTCAACGCCCGCGTCGTGGCCAGCGACGTGTTCCGCGAAGGCATCTCCCGTGTCACGACGGAAGACATCGAGTTCGCGCGCCGGCTGGGCTACGTCGTAAAGCTCCTCGCGATCGCGGAGCTCGACGACACCGAACGAATCGCCGTGCGGGTTCACCCGGCGATGATCCCGGCCACGCACCCGCTCGCGAGCGTGCGCGACGCGTTCAACGCCGTGTTCGTGGAGGGCGAGAAGGTCGGCGAGCTCATGTTCTACGGTCGCGGCGCGGGCGGCGGTGCAACCGCGACCGCCGTCGTCGGTGACCTCATCACGGTGGCTCGGAACCTCGTTGCCGATGCGCGCGGCATCGGCTGCACGTGCTTCTACGAGAGAACGATCCGCCCGATGGTCGAGATGACGGGTCAGTACTACATCCTGCTGCGCGTCGAGGACCGTCCGGGTGTGCTGGCCGAGATCGCCCGCGTCTTGGGCGACAACGCCGTCTCGATCAAGAGCGTGTGGCAGGAAGGCACGGGCCGAGACGCGCAGCTCGTGTTCGTGACGCACCGAGCCCGGGAGGGGGCGTTCCAGCACGCGGTCGCCGAGCTGCACGCCGTGCAAGCCGTCGAGGAGGTTCGAAGCGTGCTTCGAGTGGAGGCCGAAGAGTAG
- the thrC gene encoding threonine synthase: MARPWRGVIEEYRDRLPVGPDTPVVTLGEGGTPLVRSDALSDETRCDVWLKYEGANPTGSFKDRGMTVAISKALEEGSKAVVCASTGNTSASAAAYAGKAGVTCAVLVPKGKVALGKMAGTLVHGARVLEVEGNFDAALALAQDLASTFSVTLVNSVNPHRLLGQKTAAFEICDALGRAPDVHCVPVGNAGNISSHWLGYSEYLNDGVIHEPPRLFGFQAAGAAPIVEGAPVKTPQTIASAIRIGNPASWDKALAAAKESEGAILAVTDREILAAYRRIAREGMFAEPASAASVAGLLRLAGEDRLPEGSTIVCVLTGHGLKDPEWAITGAAHPPSIPADAHAVAAELGL; this comes from the coding sequence GTGGCCCGCCCCTGGCGCGGCGTGATCGAGGAGTATCGCGACCGTCTCCCGGTCGGCCCCGACACGCCCGTCGTCACCCTGGGCGAAGGCGGAACGCCGCTGGTGCGTTCGGACGCCCTGTCCGACGAGACCAGGTGTGACGTGTGGTTGAAGTACGAGGGGGCCAACCCCACCGGGTCGTTCAAGGACCGCGGCATGACGGTCGCGATCAGCAAGGCGCTCGAGGAGGGCTCGAAAGCCGTCGTCTGCGCCTCGACGGGAAACACGAGCGCGAGCGCCGCCGCGTACGCCGGAAAGGCGGGAGTGACGTGCGCCGTGCTGGTCCCCAAGGGCAAGGTCGCGCTGGGCAAGATGGCGGGAACCCTTGTGCACGGCGCGCGTGTGCTCGAGGTGGAGGGGAACTTCGACGCGGCGCTCGCGCTCGCACAGGACCTCGCGTCCACCTTTTCGGTGACGCTCGTCAACTCGGTGAACCCGCACCGCCTGCTGGGGCAGAAGACCGCGGCGTTCGAGATCTGCGACGCGCTCGGCCGCGCGCCGGACGTGCACTGCGTTCCCGTGGGCAACGCCGGGAACATCTCGAGCCACTGGCTCGGCTACTCCGAGTACCTGAACGACGGCGTGATCCACGAGCCGCCACGGCTGTTCGGGTTCCAGGCGGCGGGGGCTGCTCCCATCGTCGAAGGTGCCCCGGTGAAAACGCCCCAGACGATCGCGTCGGCGATCCGCATCGGGAACCCGGCGTCGTGGGACAAGGCGCTCGCGGCGGCAAAGGAGTCCGAGGGCGCGATCCTCGCCGTCACCGACCGCGAGATCCTCGCGGCTTATCGGCGCATCGCCCGAGAAGGGATGTTCGCGGAGCCGGCGTCGGCGGCGAGCGTTGCGGGACTGCTGCGGCTCGCTGGAGAGGATCGTCTCCCCGAGGGGTCGACGATCGTGTGCGTCCTGACCGGTCACGGTCTGAAGGACCCGGAGTGGGCGATCACCGGCGCGGCACACCCGCCGTCCATCCCCGCCGACGCGCACGCCGTCGCGGCTGAGCTCGGCCTGTAA
- the thrB gene encoding homoserine kinase, translating into MRLTARVPATSANLGPGFDCFGLALDLCNEVTIDTEADGGVTWEGEGADELPTDGTDLVSRAMRLAASNSDHSIPAHRLHGVNRIPLASGLGSSAAAAVAGVALARALLGYHSDAETTFGIAAALEGHPDNAAAASFGGLVIASGGQVERIDPHPDLRPVVLIPDGVRISTEDARRALPDTVARDDAVYNIGRSAMTIVALLRNPSKLPGALDDRLHQDARLTLAPTVRDVFRRLRAEGYAVCLSGSGPALLAFETDGRRIADPDEGWRVLRVHVRATGVEVFQS; encoded by the coding sequence ATGCGACTCACGGCGCGGGTTCCCGCGACGTCGGCGAACCTCGGACCGGGGTTCGACTGTTTCGGCCTGGCCCTCGATCTCTGCAACGAGGTAACGATCGACACCGAGGCCGACGGCGGAGTGACGTGGGAGGGCGAGGGCGCCGACGAGCTCCCCACCGACGGCACCGACTTGGTGAGCCGCGCCATGCGGTTGGCTGCGTCGAACAGTGACCACTCGATCCCTGCCCATCGCCTTCACGGCGTCAATCGAATCCCGCTGGCGAGCGGCCTCGGCTCGAGCGCCGCCGCCGCCGTCGCCGGCGTAGCGCTCGCCCGAGCGCTCCTCGGTTACCACAGCGACGCCGAGACGACCTTCGGCATCGCCGCTGCGCTCGAGGGGCATCCCGATAACGCGGCGGCGGCGTCCTTCGGAGGGCTCGTGATCGCGAGCGGCGGACAGGTCGAGCGCATCGACCCCCATCCAGACCTCCGGCCGGTCGTGCTGATCCCCGACGGTGTGCGGATCTCGACCGAGGACGCGCGCCGTGCGCTGCCCGACACGGTCGCTCGGGACGACGCCGTGTACAACATCGGGCGCTCGGCGATGACCATCGTTGCACTGCTTCGCAACCCGTCGAAGCTACCCGGCGCGCTCGACGACCGGCTCCATCAGGACGCGCGACTCACGCTCGCGCCGACCGTCCGGGACGTGTTCCGTCGGCTCCGTGCGGAGGGCTACGCGGTGTGTCTGTCCGGCTCGGGGCCGGCGCTGCTGGCGTTCGAAACCGATGGTCGGCGCATCGCCGACCCCGATGAGGGCTGGCGGGTGCTCCGAGTGCACGTTCGAGCGACCGGGGTCGAGGTCTTCCAGTCTTGA